Within bacterium, the genomic segment GCCGGGGCACATCCGGGCGCTCCTGGAGCGGGCCCTCGCCGACGGGGAGCGGGGCCTGGGCGGGATGAAAATTTCCGCCGCCGGCGGCTTTCTGGATCGCCTGGCCGGCTACGCCGGGGGCGACGCCCGCCGGGCGCTGGCCGCTCTGGAGCTGGCCGCCGTGACCGCCACGGCCGACGGGGACGGTCACATTAACCTGGTCGTAGAGGATGCGGAGCGCGTCGCCGTCGAGCAGAGCCCCCTCCACGACCGCGCCGGCGATTACCACTACGACCGCATCTCGGCCTTCATCAAGAGCATGCGGGGCGGGGACCCCGACGCCGCGGTGTACTGGATGGTGCTGGCCCTGGAGGGCGGCGAGGACCCGCGCTTCATCGCCCGCCGCATCGTCATCTGCGCCTCGGAGGACGTGGGGAACGCCGACCCACATGCACTCGTCGTAGCGGTGGCGGCGGCCCAGGCCCTGGAGCTAATCGGCATACCCGAGGCGGCCTACAACCTGATCCAGGCGGCCGTCTACGTCGCCTGCGCCCCCAAGTCCAACGCCTGCGGCACGGCGCTGACCCTCGCCCGGGAGTACGTCAAGGAGCGGCCGGCGATCCCCGTCCCCGGCCACCTGCGCGGCACGGGTTACCGCGGGGCGGACAAGCTGGGCCGCGGTGAGGGCTACCTGTACCCCCACGACCACCCCGGCGGCTTCGTCCACCAGGAGTATCTGGGAACGGAGCACCCGCGGTTTTACTTCCCCAAGCGGATCGGTGTCGAGGGAGAGCTTTCGCGTCTGTTGGCGGAACGCTGGCCGGAGCGGAATTTCCTGAAAAACGGGGCAGATCGGGGGCGGGAGGGTGAGTCGGATGGGCCGGAGGATAGGCCCGCAACGGATACCGAATCTCCAGAAATCCCTTGACTTTTCCACCGGAATTTACTAAGCTACTCTAACGAAGAGTCGGAAAAAAACTGCTGGCGAATGGGCTTCGCGTTCCTGAGGGAGCTTCGTGCCGGCTTAGTTTTAAGGACGTCCGGCAAGTTGCCGGACAAGTGGATAAAACCGAGGAGGATACATGCGTCGCTATTTCCTGTTCGCCCTGGTCGCCGCCCTGGCTATCGTCTTTGCCGGGTGTGGCGAGGCGGTAAAGTACGAGAAACCCGAGGCGCTCGTTGACGCCTTTGTCGCGGCTCTGGCGGCCGAAAAGCCCGTCGAGGCGCTCGCGCCTCTGTTCACGGACGCTAAAATGGCCGACGAGGTCGTCGCGCTCCTGGATAAAGGCCTGACGATCGAGGGCGCCTACACCATCACCGACGGCGTTGTGACGTGGGAGAAGGCCGTCTACATGGAGGCTGAGGCGGAATTTACTTTCACCCTGAACGTCGCCGCGACTGAAGACGGCGGCTGGCTCTGCACCGGCTACGAGGCCGTCGAGACGGTCGTACCCGTGGACGAGGAAGCCGTTCTCAATGAGCTGATGGCTTCCTACACCGTTCAGGTCAAAGCCTTGGGCGAGAAGTTCAAGGTCACCGGCAACATCCAGCCCTACATCGCCTTCCTGGACGGCGCCGTCACCGGCATCAACTCCTGGGCGCAGTCCGGCGAGGACACCAAGGCCTGGGAGAACGAGGCCTTCAGGGCCGATTTGGAGAAGCTCATCCTGACCTTCCAGATCGCCGAGATGGGCGAGGTTGACGTTCTGTGGTCTATGGACTTCCCGATGGCCGACTACGTCGCCCCGGCGGTCGAGCCCGTCGTCGAGCCCGCTCCCGAGCCCGTTGTCGAGTAGAGCCTCGCATAAAGTCGCGACCGATCTCTAGAACCTTGATGGGTCGCCTTCGGGCGGCCCATTTCCGTGACGAGTCCGATTCCCAAAGGAGGGGATGTGCAACGCTTCACGATCTTTCTGGTCCTGGCCGGTCTGGCCCTCGCCTTCTCAGGCTGCGGGGGCGAAGGGGAGGAAGGGAACGGCGACGGGACCGAGGCGGACGGGCCGAAGGTCTATCCGACGGCGGAGACCCTGGTGGACGCCTTCATCAAGGCGGCCAATTCCCAAAACAAGGAGGTCTTCGACAGCCTCTTCTACGAAAAGAGCTCGGCCGACGCCATCTGGGAGCGCATCACCGAGAGCGGCCTGACCTTCTCGCAGGGGTATCACATCGAGGACAGCTCCTTCGGCAAGCACGTCATCTTCGACAGCGCCCACTGGGAGGGTTACGGAGCCTACGAGCAGCAGCTCTACATCAGCGATGATCCCGCCATGAGCAAGGGCTGGATCATCAACGGCCAGGACTACGCCTTCGTAACCGAGGAGGAGACCGGGACCGAGCCGGCCGAGGATACCGCGGACGGGACCGGAG encodes:
- a CDS encoding replication-associated recombination protein A, whose amino-acid sequence is MEELFDSLPEPDAPLAYRMRPVKLAEVVGQDKIIGPGTPLRTAVERGRLPSLILYGPPGSGKTTIALAAAAQVGGRVARLNAVTAKVDDVRRVVAEAKRARQARLSKPVVLFIDEIHRFNRAQQDALLPAVEAGVVIFIGATVHNPYTSVIGALLSRSVVLELAPLEPGHIRALLERALADGERGLGGMKISAAGGFLDRLAGYAGGDARRALAALELAAVTATADGDGHINLVVEDAERVAVEQSPLHDRAGDYHYDRISAFIKSMRGGDPDAAVYWMVLALEGGEDPRFIARRIVICASEDVGNADPHALVVAVAAAQALELIGIPEAAYNLIQAAVYVACAPKSNACGTALTLAREYVKERPAIPVPGHLRGTGYRGADKLGRGEGYLYPHDHPGGFVHQEYLGTEHPRFYFPKRIGVEGELSRLLAERWPERNFLKNGADRGREGESDGPEDRPATDTESPEIP